From the genome of Thermoflexus hugenholtzii, one region includes:
- a CDS encoding type II toxin-antitoxin system VapC family toxin — MAFYYFDASALVKYYVTEPGSTWVRHLVEDRDSETEWVHTIFVAEITRVEVAAGLAVIERIGRIRRAQRDREYRRFVSQFVSRYAVIPLVTADLEYAADLTQQYPLKAYDAVQLAVALRYARILAAFGLPLIFVSGDAALLAAARAEGLPTDNPFDHVAPEDTPDPSGSPG; from the coding sequence ATGGCCTTTTACTATTTTGATGCCAGCGCGCTCGTCAAATACTATGTGACAGAACCGGGAAGCACGTGGGTTCGTCACCTTGTGGAAGATCGAGATTCCGAGACCGAATGGGTTCACACCATTTTCGTTGCCGAAATCACCCGTGTGGAAGTTGCGGCAGGGCTGGCGGTGATCGAACGCATCGGACGGATTCGGAGAGCCCAGCGGGATCGAGAGTATCGGCGTTTTGTGAGCCAGTTTGTCTCCCGATATGCGGTTATACCGCTGGTCACCGCTGATCTGGAATATGCTGCGGATTTGACCCAGCAATACCCTCTTAAAGCCTACGATGCCGTTCAGCTGGCTGTCGCCTTGCGATACGCCCGCATTCTGGCGGCTTTCGGGCTTCCCCTGATTTTCGTCAGCGGGGACGCGGCGCTTCTGGCCGCCGCTCGGGCGGAAGGCCTTCCCACCGACAACCCCTTCGACCACGTCGCCCCGGAGGACACCCCGGACCCTTCCGGAAG